The Immundisolibacter sp. DNA window CGCCGGCCCATTTCTCCATTACATCTACCTGGCGCAGGATGTCCGCAGCGTAGCCTTTCTCGCGCACGAACAGCTCGAACAGATGAAAAATATGGTCGGTGACCAGCGCCGGCACGTCCGACTGGCGGGCAAACTCTGACATATGGCGCAGGTCTTTGGTCATCAGACCCAGCTGGAATCCACCGACGACGTCACGCGCCAGGGCAAAGTCCGGGTGCTTGCAGAAAAAATTCATGCCGGTGCCCTTGTCCAGCACCTGGGCGGCCACCTTCACGTCAATGCCATGCTTGGCGGCAATCAGCAAGCCCTCGATAGCCGCTACGCCGGCCGCCGAGCCGACCATGTTGTTGACCATCTTCACGATCTGCCCCGAGCCCAGCGGGCCCACGTGATAGATATAGCGTGCCATGCGCTCCAGCACCGGCGTCGCCTCGGCCACGTCCGCCTCGCTACCACCGACGCAGAAGGTGAGGGCGCGCTTGGGCAGTGCTTTGGCGCCGCCCTCCTCGCCCGTAATGGCAGCGTCGATGTAGCGCACGCCTGCGACGGCCAGTTGTGCCGCAATGTCCTTGCTGTGCTCGGGATAGCCGGAGGTGGTATCGACCACCAGCAGGCCACGGGCCGCACCCTCGACAATGCCCTCCGCGCCCAGACACGCCGCCCGTACCGCCTCGGACTGTGGCAGCGACAGCAATACCAGGGTGCTTGCCGCCGCGACGGCCCGCGCGGAACCGTGCGCCGTTACCCCGGGCGCCAGGGCTGCGGCGGCAGTGCGCTCGGCGTCCAGATCATAAGCGTGTACGGCGTAGCCGTCGGCCGCCAGAAGGCGCGCCATATTCGCGCCCAGACTGCCCAGGCCGATGACACCGATATGCTGGCTCATGCGCTGGTCCTCAGTATTTGTGGACGACTCCGTCAACCACCCGCGCGTACTCGCCACCGGCCGTGGTGGTGATGCCGAAATAGGAAAGCGGCGTCTTGCCGGTGTTGCGGATGCCGTGTACCTGCTCACGCGGGATGACCACCGTCTCGCCGGCCTTGATCGGGTACTCGGCGTAGTTTGCTGAACCGGGCTCGCCCTTCAGGTAAAGACCCTCGCCTTCGACGATCACGAAGCAATGCGCGGAAAAGGGGTGCGAGTGGGACTCGTTGGCCTGGCCTGGCATCAGGTTCCAGGACACGATACCCAGATCCTGGCTGTCGGCGTAGACCGGCACCACGTTTGCCTTTTCCGCCGAATACTTGGCGAATTTGTGCGGGTCGAGCGTGCCGGACGGCAGGGTTTCGGGGGTAAGCATTCCGGGCATGGGCTTCATTGGGTCTCTCCGTATTGGGGGCGCGAACGCTGGCCGGTCGGTCGTTCAGGGGCATATCATCACGGTCTGGGCGGTACTGAACAAGGGGGAGACGTCATGAGCCTGAAAGATCCACATCCCGTCACCGGTCCTTGCGTGTGGTGCGGCACCGACTATCGCGACGCCCGGCACTGGGTCTACCAGCTGTCCGGCGACGCGCTGGCCGACATCGACCGTGCCGTGCACAGGGTACGCGATGCAGGCCTGAACCTGGAGGACGTCACGCCGGCACAGTTCGACCTGCCGGCGCTGGCCGACGATCTGGGCACGATGGCCGAGATCCTGCACCGGGGTCGTGGCTTCGTACGCCTGCAGGGCATCGACCGGGCGCGTTACAGCGACGACGAACTGGGCATCATCCTGTGGGGCCTGGGCTCGCACTTAGGGATTGTCGTGTCGCAAAGCCAGCGCGGCGACCGCCTGGGCCATGTCCAGGATCGCGGCGAGATTGGCCGCTACTACGGCATCGGCGGGCCGATTGAGGTACACATGGACCCGGTGGACGTCACCGGCCTGATGTGCCTGACGCCGGCCAGACACGGCGGCGCGACGCCGTTGATGAGCTCTTTTGCGGTGCATAACGCCATTCTTGCCGAACGGCCTGACCTGCTGCCAGCACTGTACCGGGGCTTTCACTACGGCAGCGAGACGGTCATCAAGAGCGACCAGCCACCGATTACCGAACACCGCATCCCGGTATTCAATTTCGTGGACGGCGAGCCGGACTGCTTTTTCCTGCCGGCCGCC harbors:
- a CDS encoding NAD(P)-dependent oxidoreductase produces the protein MSQHIGVIGLGSLGANMARLLAADGYAVHAYDLDAERTAAAALAPGVTAHGSARAVAAASTLVLLSLPQSEAVRAACLGAEGIVEGAARGLLVVDTTSGYPEHSKDIAAQLAVAGVRYIDAAITGEEGGAKALPKRALTFCVGGSEADVAEATPVLERMARYIYHVGPLGSGQIVKMVNNMVGSAAGVAAIEGLLIAAKHGIDVKVAAQVLDKGTGMNFFCKHPDFALARDVVGGFQLGLMTKDLRHMSEFARQSDVPALVTDHIFHLFELFVREKGYAADILRQVDVMEKWAGVQLDGTRLDAVDHKA
- a CDS encoding cupin domain-containing protein, with amino-acid sequence MKPMPGMLTPETLPSGTLDPHKFAKYSAEKANVVPVYADSQDLGIVSWNLMPGQANESHSHPFSAHCFVIVEGEGLYLKGEPGSANYAEYPIKAGETVVIPREQVHGIRNTGKTPLSYFGITTTAGGEYARVVDGVVHKY
- a CDS encoding TauD/TfdA family dioxygenase — encoded protein: MSLKDPHPVTGPCVWCGTDYRDARHWVYQLSGDALADIDRAVHRVRDAGLNLEDVTPAQFDLPALADDLGTMAEILHRGRGFVRLQGIDRARYSDDELGIILWGLGSHLGIVVSQSQRGDRLGHVQDRGEIGRYYGIGGPIEVHMDPVDVTGLMCLTPARHGGATPLMSSFAVHNAILAERPDLLPALYRGFHYGSETVIKSDQPPITEHRIPVFNFVDGEPDCFFLPAAIRGPKGEPRDRMPAMEQEAIAYLQAVAERPDMKIDMVIDPATVQFVNNRVILHARADYQDWPQPERKRHLLRMWLMMPDWPKRPPEVQMLRSTDRAGGGIAKATA